In Thermomonas paludicola, the following are encoded in one genomic region:
- the der gene encoding ribosome biogenesis GTPase Der produces the protein MLPLVALVGRPNVGKSTLFNAMTRTRDALVHDQPGVTRDRNYGVCRQLEGRPFVLVDTGGIAGEDEGLAGATARQSRAAAEEADLILFVVDGREGASSLDDDILRWLRKLSKPTLLVINKSDGIDLNSALSEFARYGFPDAQPVSSAHRTGIDELLARVAALLPVEGSTETLDDDPGRVRIAFVGRPNVGKSTLVNRILGEERMIASEVPGTTRDSISVDLEREGRKYRLIDTAGLRRRAKVEEAVEKFSVVKTLQAIEQCQVAVLLLDATEGVTDQDATVLGAVLDAGRALVVAINKWDGRTDYERQQAEALVSRKLAFVDWAENVRISALHGSGLRELFRSIHRAHASATKVFSTAEVTRAVEAAYVANPPPVVRGHVAKMRFAHPGGESPPTFIVHGTRLKTLSATYQRYLENFFRKRFKLVGTPIRFIFREGENPYKDKKNVLTERQVAAKRRLMRHVKRSG, from the coding sequence ATGCTTCCCCTCGTTGCCCTGGTCGGGCGCCCCAATGTCGGTAAATCCACCCTGTTCAACGCGATGACGCGTACCCGCGATGCGCTGGTGCACGATCAGCCGGGCGTGACCCGCGATCGCAATTACGGCGTCTGCCGCCAGCTGGAAGGGCGCCCGTTCGTGCTGGTGGACACCGGCGGCATTGCCGGAGAGGACGAAGGCTTGGCCGGAGCGACGGCGCGGCAGTCACGGGCGGCGGCGGAAGAAGCCGATCTGATCCTGTTCGTGGTCGATGGCCGCGAGGGTGCGTCATCACTGGATGACGACATCCTGCGATGGCTGCGCAAGCTCTCGAAACCCACCTTGCTGGTGATCAACAAATCCGATGGCATCGACCTGAACAGCGCGCTGTCCGAGTTCGCGCGCTACGGATTCCCGGATGCGCAGCCGGTGTCATCGGCGCACAGAACCGGCATCGACGAACTGCTGGCCCGCGTGGCCGCGCTGCTGCCTGTGGAAGGCAGCACGGAAACACTGGACGATGATCCCGGGCGCGTCCGCATCGCCTTCGTGGGGCGTCCCAATGTAGGCAAGTCCACCTTGGTCAACCGCATCCTCGGCGAGGAGCGGATGATCGCCTCCGAAGTGCCGGGCACCACCCGCGATTCGATCTCCGTGGACCTGGAGCGCGAGGGGCGCAAGTATCGGCTGATCGATACCGCTGGCCTGCGCCGCAGGGCGAAGGTGGAGGAGGCTGTCGAGAAATTTTCGGTGGTCAAGACCCTGCAGGCGATCGAGCAGTGCCAGGTCGCGGTGCTGCTGCTGGATGCCACCGAAGGCGTGACCGACCAGGACGCCACCGTGCTGGGCGCCGTGTTGGATGCCGGCCGTGCGCTGGTGGTGGCCATCAACAAATGGGATGGACGCACCGACTACGAACGCCAGCAGGCCGAAGCGCTGGTGTCGCGCAAGTTGGCGTTCGTCGATTGGGCGGAAAACGTGCGGATTTCGGCCCTGCATGGGTCGGGGCTGCGCGAGCTGTTCCGCTCCATCCATCGCGCGCACGCATCGGCGACCAAGGTATTCAGTACCGCCGAGGTCACCCGTGCGGTGGAAGCGGCGTATGTCGCGAATCCGCCGCCGGTGGTGCGTGGCCACGTGGCGAAGATGCGTTTCGCGCATCCGGGCGGCGAAAGCCCGCCGACCTTCATCGTCCACGGAACGCGCCTGAAGACACTCAGCGCAACCTATCAGCGTTATCTGGAGAATTTCTTCCGCAAGCGTTTCAAGCTGGTCGGCACGCCGATTCGTTTCATCTTCCGCGAGGGTGAAAACCCCTACAAGGACAAGAAGAACGTGCTCACCGAGCGCCAGGTCGCCGCGAAACGCCGCCTGATGCGGCACGTCAAGCGCAGCGGCTGA
- a CDS encoding DUF2272 domain-containing protein: protein MLQRAWMRGGLVLGVLLWMGCAKAADPCPALSQLQGDAQVATRIAAVACDESLRWNRPFIDADGRLASLVAYEAEASGLKDGAAPWRRVAFYWQFSGLLPAMAFKDGASDCTYAAMSLSYPGMGCRGFVIDNPWSAAFISWVMQRAGVPGFRGSASHFDYVRAARKDSENSPYALVEPMSAQLHVGDLLCYVRSGRVYGFAGLLKVIDGGNTGLPMHCDVIVAAGDGKAYAIGGNVQQAVTLRLLNLNANGQLWGMPVRADGDVACSPDAQGMCNFNRQDWAAVLQLKPQDVLATLGPVAAPGAQSNPPVAPACCVNCVLGSGMPRCPLPGQTPRLQPEPVPLPLQGAE from the coding sequence ATGCTGCAAAGAGCATGGATGCGTGGTGGGTTGGTGCTTGGGGTGCTGTTGTGGATGGGCTGCGCCAAAGCGGCGGACCCGTGTCCCGCGCTGAGCCAATTGCAGGGCGATGCGCAAGTCGCCACGCGCATCGCGGCGGTCGCCTGTGACGAGTCCCTGCGCTGGAACCGCCCGTTCATCGATGCCGATGGGCGCCTGGCCAGCCTGGTTGCCTACGAAGCCGAAGCCAGCGGGCTCAAGGATGGCGCGGCCCCGTGGCGGCGCGTGGCGTTTTACTGGCAGTTCAGCGGGCTGCTGCCCGCGATGGCCTTCAAGGACGGCGCGAGTGATTGCACCTATGCGGCGATGAGCCTGTCCTATCCGGGCATGGGCTGCCGCGGCTTTGTCATCGACAACCCCTGGTCAGCTGCCTTCATCAGCTGGGTGATGCAGCGTGCCGGCGTGCCCGGGTTTCGCGGCTCGGCCAGCCATTTCGATTACGTGCGAGCCGCGCGCAAGGACAGTGAAAACAGCCCGTATGCCCTGGTCGAGCCGATGTCGGCGCAGCTGCATGTGGGCGACCTGCTTTGCTACGTGCGTAGCGGCCGGGTGTACGGGTTCGCCGGGTTGCTGAAGGTGATCGACGGCGGCAACACCGGTCTGCCGATGCACTGCGACGTGATCGTCGCCGCGGGCGATGGCAAGGCATACGCCATTGGTGGCAACGTGCAGCAAGCCGTCACCCTGCGCCTGCTCAATCTCAATGCCAATGGGCAACTCTGGGGCATGCCGGTGCGCGCCGATGGCGATGTCGCCTGTTCGCCGGATGCCCAGGGAATGTGCAATTTCAACCGCCAGGATTGGGCGGCGGTGCTTCAGCTGAAGCCGCAGGATGTGCTGGCAACGCTGGGGCCGGTGGCAGCGCCAGGCGCGCAGTCAAACCCGCCCGTGGCACCAGCATGCTGCGTCAATTGCGTGCTGGGTTCCGGCATGCCGCGCTGCCCGTTGCCGGGGCAAACGCCACGACTGCAGCCGGAACCGGTGCCGCTGCCGCTGCAAGGCGCGGAGTAG
- the moeB gene encoding molybdopterin-synthase adenylyltransferase MoeB, with protein MTLRSLSPADAHIRQCAGALLIDIRAAHERALGMALDAYGVAREVLERDPRAHLPETSIEVLLICQTGWRSAQCAQALLARGYRNVGTVEGGTEAWERAGLPMHAARIDADFAERYSRHLRLPEVGLDGQKKLQAARVLVVGAGGLGAPAAFYLAAAGIGTLRMADDDVVERSNLQRQILHTDARIGMPKVESAALALVALNPRVNVESVCERVTSANVERLLDGVDVVLDGGDNFPVRYLLNDACVALGKPLVYGAVHRFEGQVSVFDAGRMRGGAPCYRCLFPEPPPPEAAPNCSEAGVLGVLPGVIGMLQATEVIKLVLGIGEPLRGRLLQFDALAMRFRETRLTADPQCPVCAPDCAFPGYVDYAASCAEGTG; from the coding sequence ATGACCCTGCGCAGCCTGTCCCCCGCCGACGCCCATATTCGCCAGTGTGCAGGCGCGTTGCTGATTGACATACGTGCCGCGCACGAGCGGGCACTGGGCATGGCGCTGGATGCCTACGGGGTTGCCCGCGAGGTATTGGAACGCGACCCGCGGGCGCATTTGCCGGAGACCTCCATCGAGGTGCTGCTGATCTGCCAGACGGGGTGGCGCTCCGCGCAGTGCGCGCAAGCCTTGCTGGCCCGCGGCTATCGCAACGTGGGCACGGTGGAGGGCGGCACCGAGGCATGGGAACGCGCAGGCCTGCCGATGCATGCGGCCAGGATCGACGCCGATTTCGCCGAACGCTACTCGCGCCACCTGCGCTTGCCGGAAGTTGGACTGGACGGCCAGAAAAAACTCCAGGCGGCACGCGTGCTGGTGGTCGGCGCGGGCGGATTGGGCGCGCCGGCGGCGTTTTATCTTGCCGCTGCCGGAATCGGCACGTTGCGCATGGCCGACGATGATGTGGTGGAACGCAGCAACCTGCAGCGACAAATCCTGCACACCGACGCGCGCATCGGCATGCCCAAGGTTGAATCCGCCGCATTGGCGCTGGTGGCGCTGAACCCGCGCGTGAATGTTGAATCCGTGTGCGAACGCGTGACGTCGGCCAACGTCGAGCGCCTGCTCGACGGCGTGGATGTGGTGCTGGATGGCGGCGACAATTTCCCGGTGCGTTACCTGCTCAACGATGCCTGCGTGGCGCTTGGCAAGCCATTGGTGTACGGCGCGGTGCATCGTTTCGAAGGCCAGGTCAGTGTGTTTGATGCGGGCCGCATGCGCGGCGGCGCGCCCTGTTATCGCTGCCTGTTCCCCGAGCCGCCACCGCCCGAGGCCGCGCCCAACTGTTCCGAAGCGGGCGTGTTGGGCGTGCTGCCAGGGGTGATTGGCATGTTGCAGGCCACCGAGGTCATCAAGCTTGTCCTCGGCATCGGCGAGCCACTGCGCGGGCGCTTGCTGCAGTTCGATGCGCTGGCCATGCGTTTTCGCGAAACCCGGCTGACCGCTGACCCGCAGTGTCCGGTGTGCGCCCCTGATTGCGCTTTTCCAGGGTATGTCGATTACGCGGCGTCCTGCGCCGAAGGAACCGGGTGA
- a CDS encoding helix-turn-helix domain-containing protein has product MNANHLPDPTHQALAGCGARLRAAREAAGLGVDEVAARLRMPVRVVRSLEAEDWSRLGAPVFVRGQVRSYSRLLGLTTAPMMAALTVDQVEPTRLISRTHTPKAQWWAEQIGRRLVYIVLTLSLAIPAWVATRQHLAGVPAGVAALDAPAESPAGTASPAPATPRTMVASMAPVTAAAMTTPAADIVLQATGKTWLKVIGSDGGILEQATLAAGDARRYGAAQVQGLTIGNASAMQMEVGGRAVEVTEHARANVARFAVSSDGSLVAAD; this is encoded by the coding sequence ATGAACGCGAACCATCTGCCAGACCCCACCCATCAGGCGCTTGCCGGCTGCGGCGCACGTCTGCGCGCAGCGCGCGAAGCAGCGGGGCTTGGCGTTGACGAGGTCGCTGCCCGCCTGCGCATGCCGGTGCGGGTCGTGCGCTCGCTGGAAGCCGAGGACTGGTCGCGGCTGGGTGCGCCGGTATTCGTGCGTGGTCAGGTGCGCAGTTATTCGCGATTGCTGGGCCTGACCACTGCTCCGATGATGGCAGCGCTGACGGTGGACCAGGTGGAGCCGACCAGGCTGATCAGCCGCACGCATACGCCGAAAGCGCAGTGGTGGGCTGAACAGATAGGCCGGCGGCTGGTTTACATCGTGCTGACCCTGTCGCTGGCGATTCCGGCCTGGGTGGCGACTCGCCAGCATCTGGCAGGCGTACCTGCCGGTGTGGCGGCGCTGGACGCGCCGGCCGAATCCCCTGCGGGTACCGCCTCGCCGGCCCCGGCAACGCCACGCACCATGGTTGCATCGATGGCCCCGGTGACGGCAGCCGCAATGACCACGCCGGCGGCGGACATCGTGCTGCAAGCGACCGGCAAGACCTGGCTGAAAGTCATCGGCAGCGACGGCGGCATCCTCGAGCAGGCAACGCTGGCGGCCGGCGATGCACGGCGTTACGGAGCGGCGCAGGTGCAGGGGCTGACCATCGGCAACGCGTCGGCCATGCAGATGGAAGTCGGCGGCCGCGCCGTCGAGGTGACCGAGCATGCGCGCGCGAACGTCGCCCGCTTTGCGGTATCCTCCGACGGCTCGCTTGTCGCGGCAGACTGA
- the bamB gene encoding outer membrane protein assembly factor BamB, translating into MIQGKYRSLRLLAAAGIAVAMLSGCASVKNMFGGRGKDKSAEPAKLVDFAPSATVNRVWSASVGKGEKDLGIGQHPVIDAGHVYAAAVDGGVSAFDLAAGSLLWHHDSKLHLSGGPGAGDGLVVVGGLEGEVVALDATDGHEKWTAKVNNEVLSAPAIGGGMVFVHSNDGRVTAFDAASGERRWFYSADMPSLTVRGTGGITLGPGILFVGGDSGTLTALNMNDGSAIWSTPVAEPDGRSELERMVDVDGEAVMEGTMLFASSYKNHTIAIDGPSGQVMWSGDHGGVRGLGLSNSAVVVSDKDGNVIGLDKNSGGSLWQQSGLANRNVSAPAVQGDYAVVGDFEGVVHWIRLSDGAFAARSKVGAAVTGKPVEADGIVVVQGIDGKLTAFKLQ; encoded by the coding sequence ATGATCCAGGGCAAGTACCGTTCTTTGCGCCTCCTGGCTGCCGCCGGCATTGCCGTCGCCATGCTGTCCGGATGTGCCAGCGTCAAGAACATGTTCGGTGGGCGCGGCAAGGACAAGTCCGCCGAACCGGCCAAGTTGGTCGATTTCGCGCCCAGCGCCACCGTCAACCGCGTGTGGTCGGCCTCGGTCGGCAAGGGCGAAAAGGATTTGGGCATCGGCCAACATCCGGTCATCGATGCCGGCCATGTCTATGCGGCGGCGGTCGATGGCGGCGTGTCCGCGTTTGATCTGGCTGCCGGCAGCCTGCTGTGGCACCACGATTCCAAGCTGCACCTGAGCGGTGGTCCCGGTGCAGGCGATGGCCTGGTGGTGGTGGGCGGGCTGGAGGGGGAAGTGGTTGCCCTCGACGCCACGGACGGCCACGAAAAGTGGACGGCAAAGGTCAACAACGAAGTGCTTTCCGCGCCGGCGATTGGCGGCGGCATGGTGTTCGTCCACTCCAACGATGGTCGCGTGACCGCATTTGATGCGGCCAGCGGCGAGCGCCGCTGGTTCTACAGCGCCGACATGCCTTCGCTGACGGTGCGCGGCACCGGCGGCATCACGCTGGGGCCGGGCATCCTGTTCGTCGGCGGCGACAGTGGCACGTTGACCGCACTCAACATGAACGATGGCAGCGCCATCTGGTCCACCCCGGTCGCCGAGCCCGATGGCCGCAGCGAATTGGAACGCATGGTGGATGTCGATGGCGAAGCCGTGATGGAAGGCACCATGCTGTTTGCATCCAGCTACAAGAACCACACCATCGCCATCGATGGCCCCAGCGGGCAGGTGATGTGGAGCGGTGACCACGGCGGCGTGCGCGGCCTGGGGCTGAGTAATTCCGCGGTGGTCGTCAGCGACAAGGACGGCAACGTCATCGGGCTGGACAAGAACAGCGGCGGCAGCTTGTGGCAGCAGTCGGGGCTGGCCAACCGCAATGTCTCGGCTCCTGCCGTGCAGGGCGATTATGCGGTTGTCGGTGATTTTGAAGGCGTCGTGCACTGGATTCGCCTGAGCGACGGCGCGTTCGCCGCGCGCAGCAAGGTGGGCGCGGCCGTGACCGGCAAGCCGGTGGAAGCCGACGGTATCGTGGTCGTGCAGGGCATCGATGGCAAACTGACCGCTTTCAAGCTGCAGTAA
- the mobA gene encoding molybdenum cofactor guanylyltransferase has product MPAAGGITLGILAGGQATRLGGQDKAWIQRGGQPQVLRIAGRFTSDCCAVLVSANRDLHRYPTRGLLAVPDRQPGLGPIAGLDALAAACATPWLFTLPVDLVNDDARLLTALAQAAGQGAVACDDDGLQPLVALYRVETLRAALATSIAAGQYSVQRLQAALGLKQVALAGLRLGNLNTPADLAAAGCTILPE; this is encoded by the coding sequence ATGCCGGCTGCGGGCGGCATCACGCTCGGGATCCTCGCGGGCGGCCAGGCCACGCGTCTGGGCGGGCAAGACAAGGCGTGGATCCAGCGCGGCGGGCAGCCGCAGGTGCTGCGCATCGCCGGTCGTTTCACCAGCGACTGCTGCGCCGTGCTGGTCAGCGCCAACCGTGATCTGCATCGATACCCGACACGGGGGTTGCTGGCGGTGCCCGATCGCCAGCCCGGGCTCGGCCCCATCGCTGGGCTGGACGCCTTGGCGGCGGCCTGCGCCACTCCCTGGTTGTTCACCCTGCCGGTGGATTTGGTCAATGACGATGCGCGCCTGCTGACGGCGTTGGCGCAGGCGGCAGGGCAGGGCGCGGTTGCCTGCGATGACGACGGCCTGCAACCACTGGTGGCGCTGTATCGGGTGGAGACGCTGCGCGCCGCGCTGGCGACCTCCATCGCCGCTGGCCAATATTCGGTGCAGAGGCTCCAGGCAGCACTGGGATTGAAGCAGGTCGCGCTTGCGGGGTTGCGCCTCGGCAACCTCAATACGCCCGCCGATCTTGCCGCAGCCGGCTGCACGATCCTGCCCGAATGA
- a CDS encoding YfgM family protein — MAIDELLNEHEQSEQVRTWIRNNALGIAGGVGLGLALIAGWNWWKDQHLESSKSLGASYAKAVAAFEEGKIPADKGKAILSSLDKGNPALGTLAALQLAKAQVDAGRRDDAIATLRGVQHVEADLKPVLQLRLARLLIDAGKPKDALPLLGNEHDAGMLEVRADAQFALGDFAKAQDTYRKALTLIDVGDPQHRLVTMKLIEAGGVPPHTEDNR; from the coding sequence ATGGCGATTGATGAACTGCTCAACGAGCATGAACAGAGCGAACAGGTACGCACCTGGATTCGCAACAACGCGCTTGGAATCGCCGGTGGCGTCGGGCTTGGCCTGGCACTGATCGCCGGCTGGAACTGGTGGAAGGATCAGCACCTGGAAAGCAGCAAGAGCCTCGGCGCCAGCTATGCGAAGGCCGTGGCCGCGTTCGAGGAAGGCAAGATCCCGGCAGACAAGGGCAAGGCCATTTTGTCCAGCTTGGACAAGGGCAACCCGGCGCTGGGCACGCTGGCCGCCCTGCAGTTGGCCAAGGCGCAGGTGGATGCGGGCAGGCGCGACGATGCCATCGCCACCTTGCGCGGCGTGCAGCATGTGGAAGCCGATCTGAAGCCGGTTCTGCAATTGCGTTTGGCGCGTCTGCTGATTGACGCAGGAAAGCCCAAGGATGCGTTGCCGCTCCTGGGCAACGAGCATGATGCCGGCATGCTGGAAGTGCGCGCCGACGCACAGTTTGCGCTTGGCGATTTCGCCAAGGCACAGGACACCTATCGCAAGGCCCTGACCCTGATCGACGTGGGCGACCCGCAGCACCGGCTGGTCACCATGAAACTGATCGAGGCCGGCGGCGTGCCGCCGCATACCGAGGACAACCGCTGA